The following is a genomic window from Pantanalinema sp..
TAGGTCAGCTCGCCCTCGCGGAAGATCGACTGCCCCGTCCGGTACTCCCAGACCTCGGGCGGCTTGGCCGACTTGGGGCGGGCGTCGGCGATTGCCTCGGCCTGCTCGACCTCCTGGGCCTTCACGTAGGGGCTGTCCGGGACCGCCGCCTGGGCCTGCCTGGAGGCGGCCAGGCGCTGCTTCATGGCCGTGAGGGCCGATGAGACGTCGTGGGCCTCGAGCGCCGGCTCGCGGGGCTCGATGGGCTTTCGAACCTCGGATCCCGCCTCGAAGGGCAGCAGGTCACTCACGTTGAATCCTCCGGTGGGGCGGCGACGCCCGGTTAACGACCGTTAACATATACCCTTGGCGAAGCCAAGCTAGTCGTGAAGAAAGAGTGAAGAACGGAGATTCACCCCCAGAATCGCCACCACTTCTTGCGCGGCGCGGCGCCCTGGGCCTGAATGGCGCGGGCGAGCTCGTCGAGGATCCCCTCCGCGTCGTCGTCGTGATGGGTGATCTCGGTGGCGACCGCGGCCTCCAGGTCCAGCAGGCGACGCTGGAGCTTGCGAATCATCTCGTCCTTGGTCTCGGCATCGAGGCTCGCCTCGGCGGTGCGCGCCCGGTTCTCCAGAGCATCCAGGCGAGCAGCGAGGCCCTGGGCGCCGGGGGCCTCCAGGCGCAGGGAAAGGTCCTGGTTGGTGGCAAGGAGGTGTCGGTTCTCCTGCGAGAGGCGATCCAGGGCGATGCCCTGGGCCTTGACCAGGGCCTCCAGCTCGTCTTGACGTGACACCAGGGCCTTGATCACCTCCTTGATGTCCGGCCCGAAGGTCTCGGTCTCGGCAGCGACCATGGCGGGCCGGTTGAGGATGACCTTGATCTCCTCCAGGGGCAGGTTCTGCTGGCGATACGCCCGGATGATCTTGAGGTTGGCCAGGTCCTGGTCGGAGAGCAGGCATCGGCCCTGCTCGGTGCGCGCGAAGCTCAGCTCGAACTCTCGCTCGTAGCGACGAATCAGCGAGGCGGAGACCCCCAGCTTCTTGGCAGCCTCTGCCATCGAATAGCTCATCCGTCCGCTCCCTTTCTGCCGATACCGTTCGTCCGGCCTCGATTATAGCGTTTGGCCCCGAGGCCTGGCCACTATCCGCACGGAACAGCGA
Proteins encoded in this region:
- a CDS encoding MerR family transcriptional regulator, encoding MAEAAKKLGVSASLIRRYEREFELSFARTEQGRCLLSDQDLANLKIIRAYRQQNLPLEEIKVILNRPAMVAAETETFGPDIKEVIKALVSRQDELEALVKAQGIALDRLSQENRHLLATNQDLSLRLEAPGAQGLAARLDALENRARTAEASLDAETKDEMIRKLQRRLLDLEAAVATEITHHDDDAEGILDELARAIQAQGAAPRKKWWRFWG